One segment of Ricinus communis isolate WT05 ecotype wild-type chromosome 8, ASM1957865v1, whole genome shotgun sequence DNA contains the following:
- the LOC8279663 gene encoding F-box/LRR-repeat protein 10 isoform X1, translated as MANVDGSEEEKVSESLDQLPAALIATVMTKLDVASICSFASTCKTFSACACHILTFIPNFQLSDIALPNELLRPLLPPNPYLNSLKIDCGRLDDSAIDLLIRPSLQELCLLNCADFSGKLLSEIGSKCGNLRYLYVGSVAEKRGRPIHISDLEELLTGCTQLEALTLMFDVSLFLRHNFTRVWALASEKLTSLEIGYISSVMVTELLTPSVGPHQSLNHIRPSILPGIQKLSLSVDYITDTMVGTISKGLMFLTHLDLRDTPLIEPRITFDLTNSGLQQINQYGKLRHLSLFRSQEFVITYFRRVNDLGILLMADNCASMESICLGGFCQVTDTGFKTILHSCSSLHRLRVSRGIHLTDLVFHDMSATSLCLSHVCLRWCNLLTNYAIKNLVANTHLKVLDLRDCKNLGDESLRAISTLFELKILLLDGSGISDSGLSNLRGRVISSLVSLSVRGCKRLTDKCISALFEGASKLELQELDISNLPNLSDNGILCLAKSRLPISALRMRQCPLIGDTSVMALASMQVDEDRGHGSSLRLLDIYNCGGITQLAFRWLKKPYFPRLRWLGVTGSVNRDIIDALARNRPFLHVACHAEELGIDQWDNSDSLYMHDYDEVDELEQWLLEGEFENNDEEMVDAEINQLKMRESTSQATVL; from the exons atggcCAACGTCGACGGAAGCGAAGAAGAAAAAGTATCAGAAAGCTTGGATCAGTTACCGGCGGCTTTAATAGCCACTGTAATGACAAAACTGGACGTGGCCTCGATCTGCTCCTTCGCTTCTACTTGCAAAACCTTCAGTGCTTGCGCTTGTCACATTCTCACTTTCATCCCTAATTTTCAGCTTTCT GATATTGCCCTACCGAATGAATTATTGAGACCTCTATTACCTCCAAATCCTTACCTCAACAGTTTGAAGATTGATTGTGGTCGTCTTGATGACTCAGCCATTGATCTTTTGATTAGGCCTTCGTTGCAAGAGCTGTGTCTACTCAATTGTGCGGATTTTAGTGGCAAATTGCTTTCTGAGATTGGAAGCAAATGTGGAAATCtcag GTATTTATATGTGGGTTCGGTGGCTGAAAAGAGAGGGCGGCCTATTCATATATCCGATTTGGAGGAGTTACTTACTGGTTGCACGCAATTAGAA gCATTgactttgatgtttgatgtcTCATTATTTCTGCGCCATAACTTCACTCGAGTTTGGGCTTTGGCCTCAGAAAAGCTCACTTCCCTTGAGATCGGCTACATTTCTTCAGTAATGGTGACTGAACTACTCACCCCGAGTGTGGGACCCCATCAATCACTAAACCATATTCGACCTTCCATTTTGCCTGGCATTCAGAAATTAAGCCTTTCAGTGGATTATATTACTGACACTATGGTTGGCACTATATCAAAAGGTCTTATGTTTTTAACACATCTGGATCTCCGAGACACGCCTCTCATAGAACCACGAATAACATTTGATCTCACCAACTCTGGCCTTCAACAGATTAATCAGTATGGGAAACTGAGACACCTCTCATTATTTCGCAGCCAGGAGTTCGTCATTACATACTTCAGGCGAGTAAATGATCTTGGAATCCTCTTAATGGCTGACAATTGTGCAAGCATGGAAAGCATATGTCTGGGTGGCTTTTGTCAAGTTACAGATACTGGATTCAAAACAATCTTGCATTCATGTTCCAGCTTGCACAGGCTTAGGGTATCTCGTGGGATCCATTTAACTGATCTGGTATTCCATGATATGTCTGCAACATCACTTTGCTTGAGTCACGTTTGCTTGAGATGGTGTAATCTCTTAACTAACTATGCAATTAAAAACTTGGTAGCAAACACACACCTTAAAGTTCTTGATTTGAGAGATTGCAAAAATCTTGGGGATGAAAGCCTCAGAGCTATCAGCACTCTTTTTGAATTAAAGATTTTGCTACTGGATGGATCTGGCATAAGTGATTCAGGATTGTCTAACTTAAGAGGAAGAGTCATAAGTTCATTAGTTTCCTTATCTGTGAGAGGGTGCAAGAGACTTACAGATAAATGCATCTCTGCTCTTTTTGAAGGTGCTTCTAAGTTAGAATTGCAGGAACTGGATATATCAAATCTTCCTAACCTCTCTGATAATGGAATTCTGTGCCTTGCAAAGAGTCGACTGCCAATTTCAGCACTTCGAATGCGGCAATGTCCTCTCATAGGTGATACTTCAGTCATGGCATTAGCGTCGATGCAGGTTGATGAGGACAGAGGTCATGGGAGTAGCTTGCGCCTGTTGGACATTTACAACTGCGGTGGAATTACACAACTTGCATTCCGCTGGTTAAAGAAACCATACTTTCCACGGTTGAGATGGCTGGGAGTGACCGGAAGTGTAAATAGGGATATTATAGATGCTTTGGCTAGGAATAGACCATTCTTGCATGTTGCGTGCCATGCTGAGGAGCTGGGGATTGACCAGTGGGATAACTCTGACAGCTTATATATGCATGACTATGACGAGGTAGATGAACTTGAACAATGGCTTTTGGAGGGAGAATTTGAGAACAATGATGAAGAGATGGTGGATGCTGAAATCAATCAG TTGAAAATGAGAGAATCGACTTCCCAAGCAACTGTACTGTAA
- the LOC8279663 gene encoding F-box/LRR-repeat protein 10 isoform X2, translating into MANVDGSEEEKVSESLDQLPAALIATVMTKLDVASICSFASTCKTFSACACHILTFIPNFQLSDIALPNELLRPLLPPNPYLNSLKIDCGRLDDSAIDLLIRPSLQELCLLNCADFSGKLLSEIGSKCGNLRYLYVGSVAEKRGRPIHISDLEELLTGCTQLEALTLMFDVSLFLRHNFTRVWALASEKLTSLEIGYISSVMVTELLTPSVGPHQSLNHIRPSILPGIQKLSLSVDYITDTMVGTISKGLMFLTHLDLRDTPLIEPRITFDLTNSGLQQINQYGKLRHLSLFRSQEFVITYFRRVNDLGILLMADNCASMESICLGGFCQVTDTGFKTILHSCSSLHRLRVSRGIHLTDLVFHDMSATSLCLSHVCLRWCNLLTNYAIKNLVANTHLKVLDLRDCKNLGDESLRAISTLFELKILLLDGSGISDSGLSNLRGRVISSLVSLSVRGCKRLTDKCISALFEGASKLELQELDISNLPNLSDNGILCLAKSRLPISALRMRQCPLIGDTSVMALASMQVDEDRGHGSSLRLLDIYNCGGITQLAFRWLKKPYFPRLRWLGVTGSVNRDIIDALARNRPFLHVACHAEELGIDQWDNSDSLYMHDYDEVDELEQWLLEGEFENNDEEMVDAEINQCLNHFSL; encoded by the exons atggcCAACGTCGACGGAAGCGAAGAAGAAAAAGTATCAGAAAGCTTGGATCAGTTACCGGCGGCTTTAATAGCCACTGTAATGACAAAACTGGACGTGGCCTCGATCTGCTCCTTCGCTTCTACTTGCAAAACCTTCAGTGCTTGCGCTTGTCACATTCTCACTTTCATCCCTAATTTTCAGCTTTCT GATATTGCCCTACCGAATGAATTATTGAGACCTCTATTACCTCCAAATCCTTACCTCAACAGTTTGAAGATTGATTGTGGTCGTCTTGATGACTCAGCCATTGATCTTTTGATTAGGCCTTCGTTGCAAGAGCTGTGTCTACTCAATTGTGCGGATTTTAGTGGCAAATTGCTTTCTGAGATTGGAAGCAAATGTGGAAATCtcag GTATTTATATGTGGGTTCGGTGGCTGAAAAGAGAGGGCGGCCTATTCATATATCCGATTTGGAGGAGTTACTTACTGGTTGCACGCAATTAGAA gCATTgactttgatgtttgatgtcTCATTATTTCTGCGCCATAACTTCACTCGAGTTTGGGCTTTGGCCTCAGAAAAGCTCACTTCCCTTGAGATCGGCTACATTTCTTCAGTAATGGTGACTGAACTACTCACCCCGAGTGTGGGACCCCATCAATCACTAAACCATATTCGACCTTCCATTTTGCCTGGCATTCAGAAATTAAGCCTTTCAGTGGATTATATTACTGACACTATGGTTGGCACTATATCAAAAGGTCTTATGTTTTTAACACATCTGGATCTCCGAGACACGCCTCTCATAGAACCACGAATAACATTTGATCTCACCAACTCTGGCCTTCAACAGATTAATCAGTATGGGAAACTGAGACACCTCTCATTATTTCGCAGCCAGGAGTTCGTCATTACATACTTCAGGCGAGTAAATGATCTTGGAATCCTCTTAATGGCTGACAATTGTGCAAGCATGGAAAGCATATGTCTGGGTGGCTTTTGTCAAGTTACAGATACTGGATTCAAAACAATCTTGCATTCATGTTCCAGCTTGCACAGGCTTAGGGTATCTCGTGGGATCCATTTAACTGATCTGGTATTCCATGATATGTCTGCAACATCACTTTGCTTGAGTCACGTTTGCTTGAGATGGTGTAATCTCTTAACTAACTATGCAATTAAAAACTTGGTAGCAAACACACACCTTAAAGTTCTTGATTTGAGAGATTGCAAAAATCTTGGGGATGAAAGCCTCAGAGCTATCAGCACTCTTTTTGAATTAAAGATTTTGCTACTGGATGGATCTGGCATAAGTGATTCAGGATTGTCTAACTTAAGAGGAAGAGTCATAAGTTCATTAGTTTCCTTATCTGTGAGAGGGTGCAAGAGACTTACAGATAAATGCATCTCTGCTCTTTTTGAAGGTGCTTCTAAGTTAGAATTGCAGGAACTGGATATATCAAATCTTCCTAACCTCTCTGATAATGGAATTCTGTGCCTTGCAAAGAGTCGACTGCCAATTTCAGCACTTCGAATGCGGCAATGTCCTCTCATAGGTGATACTTCAGTCATGGCATTAGCGTCGATGCAGGTTGATGAGGACAGAGGTCATGGGAGTAGCTTGCGCCTGTTGGACATTTACAACTGCGGTGGAATTACACAACTTGCATTCCGCTGGTTAAAGAAACCATACTTTCCACGGTTGAGATGGCTGGGAGTGACCGGAAGTGTAAATAGGGATATTATAGATGCTTTGGCTAGGAATAGACCATTCTTGCATGTTGCGTGCCATGCTGAGGAGCTGGGGATTGACCAGTGGGATAACTCTGACAGCTTATATATGCATGACTATGACGAGGTAGATGAACTTGAACAATGGCTTTTGGAGGGAGAATTTGAGAACAATGATGAAGAGATGGTGGATGCTGAAATCAATCAG TGCCTCAACCATTTCTCTTTATAA
- the LOC8279664 gene encoding lysine-specific histone demethylase 1 homolog 1 isoform X2 — protein MENETAEPPPDNLNNVISEESSPETDLTLSPTQRETHITNDPQNSPETQSPPPNTTLDAPVSDSQEDDSSEQPLNPNSTDAAAPPPKKRRRRKRFFTEINANPSFRRHRVAGGLAKEVDVEALIAISVGFPVDSLSEEEIEANVVSTIGGTEQSNYIVVRNHILARWRWNVSIWLTREHALESIRAEHKNLVDSAYDFLLEHGYINFGVAPPIKEAQMGRCERVQKANIVVVGAGLAGLVAARQLVGMGFKVVVLEGRARAGGRVKTMKMKGDGVVAAADLGGSVLTGINGNPLGVLARQLSLPLHKDDPYEMGGDHCFIPGGNDTFVRELAKDLPIFYERTVESIRYGVDGIIVYASGQEFHGDMVLCTVPLGVLKKGSIEFFPELPQRKKDAIQRLGYGLLNKVALLFPYNFWGGEIDTFGHLTEDSSMRGEFFLFYSYSSVSGGPLLIALVAGEAAVKFETKSPVESVRRVLQILRGIFHPKGIAVPDPVQAVCTRWGKDCFTYGSYSYVAVGSSGDDYDILAESVGDGRVFFAGEATNKQYPATMHGAFLSGMREAANILREAKKRSLALTDKVNNDVEEDDLTKLFDIPDLTFGSFSILFDPRTNDLESLSLLRVKFQGPKLDSCFLCLYGLLSRKQAIELCELDDDGKRLKTLYLSFQVKLVGRKGLSHVGDDLIAHIKEARARLGV, from the exons atggaaaatgaaaCAGCGGAGCCTCCTCCAGACAACCTTAACAACGTCATCTCCGAAGAATCCTCACCGGAAACCGATCTCACTCTCTCTCCAACCCAACGAGAAACCCATATTACCAACGATCCTCAAAACTCTCCTGAAACCCAATCTCCACCGCCCAACACGACACTTGACGCTCCCGTTTCCGACTCTCAAGAAGACGATTCTTCCGAGCAACCCTTAAATCCAAATTCTACAGACGCAGCTGCTCCACCACCTAAGAAACGACGCCGTAGGAAACGCTTCTTCACCGAAATCAACGCCAATCCTTCCTTCCGCCGTCACAGGGTAGCTGGAGGTCTGGCTAAAGAAGTAGATGTTGAAGCATTGATCGCGATTTCAGTTGGGTTTCCCGTGGATTCTCTAAGCGAAGAAGAAATTGAGGCAAATGTTGTGTCTACAATTGGTGGGACCGAGCAGTCTAATTATATCGTTGTTCGGAATCATATTCTTGCCCGCTGGAGATGGAATGTGTCCATTTGGTTAACGCGAGAGCACGCACTCGAGTCCATTCGCGCAGAGCATAAGAATTTGGTGGATTCTGCTTATGATTTTCTGCTAGAACATGGATACATCAATTTTGGAGTTGCCCCTCCAATTAAAGAGGCGCAAATGGGGAGGTGTGAAAGGGTCCAGAAAGCAAATATTGTCGTAGTAGGTGCTGGTCTTGCTGGACTAGTTGCCGCAAGGCAGTTAGTGGGTATGGGTTTCAAAGTGGTTGTTTTAGAAGGTAGAGCGCGAGCTGGTGGTCGTGTTAAAACGATGAAAATGAAGGGTGATGGAGTGGTGGCTGCAGCTGATTTGGGTGGGAGTGTACTGACTGGAATTAACGGGAATCCACTTGGAGTTCTTGCAAGGCAATTGAGTTTACCACTTCATAAG GATGATCCTTATGAGATGGGAGGTGATCACTGTTTTATTCCTGGAGGTAATGATACTTTTGTTCGAGAGCTTGCAAAGGACCTTCCTATTTTCTATGAGAGAACTGTGGAGAGTATTAGATACGGAGTGGATGGGATTATTGTTTATGCAAGTGGGCAGGAGTTCCACGGTGACATGGTGCTTTGTACAGTGCCATTGGGTGTGCTTAAGAAAGGATCCATTGAATTTTTCCCTGAGCTTccacaaagaaagaaagatgcaATTCAGAGGTTAGGATATGGGCTATTAAATAAGGTGGCCTTGTTGTTCCCTTATAATTTTTGGGGTGGAGAGATAGATACATTTGGGCATTTAACTGAAGATTCGAGTATGAGAGGTGAATTCTTTCTGTTTTACAGTTATTCTTCTGTTTCAGGGGGTCCACTTCTAATTGCTCTTGTTGCTGGAGAGGCTGCTGTTAAATTCGAGACAAAATCTCCAGTGGAGTCTGTTAGAAGGGTGCTCCAAATTTTGCGAGGTATCTTCCATCCTAAAGGGATTGCTGTTCCAGACCCAGTTCAGGCAGTCTGTACTCGCTGGGGAAAAGATTGCTTCACGTATGGGTCATACTCATATGTAGCAGTTGGGTCTTCAGGAGATGATTATGATATCCTTGCTGAGAGTGTTGGAGATGGAAGGGTTTTCTTTGCAGGAGAGGCAACAAACAAACAGTATCCGGCAACTATGCATGGAGCTTTTTTAAGTGGCATGAGAGAGGCTGCTAATATATTGAGAGAGGCCAAGAAGAGATCTTTGGCTTTGACTGACAAAGTAAATAATGACGTGGAGGAAGATGATTTGACCAAGTTATTTGACATTCCTGATCTAACATTCGGAAGCTTTTCCATTCTGTTCGACCCCAGGACAAATGATCTGGAATCTCTTTCATTATTGAGAGTCAAATTCCAAGGGCCAAAGTTAGATTCTTGCTTTTTATGTCTTTATGGTTTGCTGTCCAGGAAGCAGGCAATTGAGCTGTGTGAGTTAGATGATGATGGGAAGAGATTGAAAACATTGTATCTCAGCTTTCAGGTAAAACTGGTTGGACGGAAAGGCTTGTCTCATGTTGGGGATGATCTTATCGCGCACATCAAGGAAGCAAGGGCCAGACTAGGTGTTTGA
- the LOC8279664 gene encoding lysine-specific histone demethylase 1 homolog 1 isoform X1: MENETAEPPPDNLNNVISEESSPETDLTLSPTQRETHITNDPQNSPETQSPPPNTTLDAPVSDSQEDDSSEQPLNPNSTDAAAPPPKKRRRRKRFFTEINANPSFRRHRVAGGLAKEVDVEALIAISVGFPVDSLSEEEIEANVVSTIGGTEQSNYIVVRNHILARWRWNVSIWLTREHALESIRAEHKNLVDSAYDFLLEHGYINFGVAPPIKEAQMGRCERVQKANIVVVGAGLAGLVAARQLVGMGFKVVVLEGRARAGGRVKTMKMKGDGVVAAADLGGSVLTGINGNPLGVLARQLSLPLHKVRDICPLYLPDGKAVDKEIDSSVEVSFNKLLDRVCKLRQAMIEEVKSVDVNLGTALEAFRHAHKVAEDPIERMLLNWHLANLEYANASLMSNLSMAYWDQDDPYEMGGDHCFIPGGNDTFVRELAKDLPIFYERTVESIRYGVDGIIVYASGQEFHGDMVLCTVPLGVLKKGSIEFFPELPQRKKDAIQRLGYGLLNKVALLFPYNFWGGEIDTFGHLTEDSSMRGEFFLFYSYSSVSGGPLLIALVAGEAAVKFETKSPVESVRRVLQILRGIFHPKGIAVPDPVQAVCTRWGKDCFTYGSYSYVAVGSSGDDYDILAESVGDGRVFFAGEATNKQYPATMHGAFLSGMREAANILREAKKRSLALTDKVNNDVEEDDLTKLFDIPDLTFGSFSILFDPRTNDLESLSLLRVKFQGPKLDSCFLCLYGLLSRKQAIELCELDDDGKRLKTLYLSFQVKLVGRKGLSHVGDDLIAHIKEARARLGV; this comes from the coding sequence atggaaaatgaaaCAGCGGAGCCTCCTCCAGACAACCTTAACAACGTCATCTCCGAAGAATCCTCACCGGAAACCGATCTCACTCTCTCTCCAACCCAACGAGAAACCCATATTACCAACGATCCTCAAAACTCTCCTGAAACCCAATCTCCACCGCCCAACACGACACTTGACGCTCCCGTTTCCGACTCTCAAGAAGACGATTCTTCCGAGCAACCCTTAAATCCAAATTCTACAGACGCAGCTGCTCCACCACCTAAGAAACGACGCCGTAGGAAACGCTTCTTCACCGAAATCAACGCCAATCCTTCCTTCCGCCGTCACAGGGTAGCTGGAGGTCTGGCTAAAGAAGTAGATGTTGAAGCATTGATCGCGATTTCAGTTGGGTTTCCCGTGGATTCTCTAAGCGAAGAAGAAATTGAGGCAAATGTTGTGTCTACAATTGGTGGGACCGAGCAGTCTAATTATATCGTTGTTCGGAATCATATTCTTGCCCGCTGGAGATGGAATGTGTCCATTTGGTTAACGCGAGAGCACGCACTCGAGTCCATTCGCGCAGAGCATAAGAATTTGGTGGATTCTGCTTATGATTTTCTGCTAGAACATGGATACATCAATTTTGGAGTTGCCCCTCCAATTAAAGAGGCGCAAATGGGGAGGTGTGAAAGGGTCCAGAAAGCAAATATTGTCGTAGTAGGTGCTGGTCTTGCTGGACTAGTTGCCGCAAGGCAGTTAGTGGGTATGGGTTTCAAAGTGGTTGTTTTAGAAGGTAGAGCGCGAGCTGGTGGTCGTGTTAAAACGATGAAAATGAAGGGTGATGGAGTGGTGGCTGCAGCTGATTTGGGTGGGAGTGTACTGACTGGAATTAACGGGAATCCACTTGGAGTTCTTGCAAGGCAATTGAGTTTACCACTTCATAAGGTGAGAGATATTTGTCCTTTATATTTGCCTGATGGAAAAGCAGTAGATAAAGAGATTGATTCTAGTGTAGAagtttcttttaataagttgTTAGATAGAGTTTGTAAGCTTAGACAGGCTATGATTGAGGAAGTTAAATCTGTTGATGTTAATTTAGGGACCGCCCTTGAAGCTTTTAGGCATGCTCATAAAGTAGCTGAGGATCCAATTGAGAGAATGTTGTTAAATTGGCATCTTGCAAATTTAGAGTATGCTAATGCTTCATTAATGTCTAATTTGTCTATGGCATATTGGGATCAGGATGATCCTTATGAGATGGGAGGTGATCACTGTTTTATTCCTGGAGGTAATGATACTTTTGTTCGAGAGCTTGCAAAGGACCTTCCTATTTTCTATGAGAGAACTGTGGAGAGTATTAGATACGGAGTGGATGGGATTATTGTTTATGCAAGTGGGCAGGAGTTCCACGGTGACATGGTGCTTTGTACAGTGCCATTGGGTGTGCTTAAGAAAGGATCCATTGAATTTTTCCCTGAGCTTccacaaagaaagaaagatgcaATTCAGAGGTTAGGATATGGGCTATTAAATAAGGTGGCCTTGTTGTTCCCTTATAATTTTTGGGGTGGAGAGATAGATACATTTGGGCATTTAACTGAAGATTCGAGTATGAGAGGTGAATTCTTTCTGTTTTACAGTTATTCTTCTGTTTCAGGGGGTCCACTTCTAATTGCTCTTGTTGCTGGAGAGGCTGCTGTTAAATTCGAGACAAAATCTCCAGTGGAGTCTGTTAGAAGGGTGCTCCAAATTTTGCGAGGTATCTTCCATCCTAAAGGGATTGCTGTTCCAGACCCAGTTCAGGCAGTCTGTACTCGCTGGGGAAAAGATTGCTTCACGTATGGGTCATACTCATATGTAGCAGTTGGGTCTTCAGGAGATGATTATGATATCCTTGCTGAGAGTGTTGGAGATGGAAGGGTTTTCTTTGCAGGAGAGGCAACAAACAAACAGTATCCGGCAACTATGCATGGAGCTTTTTTAAGTGGCATGAGAGAGGCTGCTAATATATTGAGAGAGGCCAAGAAGAGATCTTTGGCTTTGACTGACAAAGTAAATAATGACGTGGAGGAAGATGATTTGACCAAGTTATTTGACATTCCTGATCTAACATTCGGAAGCTTTTCCATTCTGTTCGACCCCAGGACAAATGATCTGGAATCTCTTTCATTATTGAGAGTCAAATTCCAAGGGCCAAAGTTAGATTCTTGCTTTTTATGTCTTTATGGTTTGCTGTCCAGGAAGCAGGCAATTGAGCTGTGTGAGTTAGATGATGATGGGAAGAGATTGAAAACATTGTATCTCAGCTTTCAGGTAAAACTGGTTGGACGGAAAGGCTTGTCTCATGTTGGGGATGATCTTATCGCGCACATCAAGGAAGCAAGGGCCAGACTAGGTGTTTGA